A stretch of DNA from Trichocoleus sp.:
GTTTAACAAGGTAAGACAAACATGGGAGCGTCATAATCATGATTTGGTGGGGGCATTTAAACAATTTCTAGACAGTAACAACCTGGAAATTATTACCTGCGGAGCTACGCACGGATACTTTCCCTTAATGAAAATGTACCCACAAGCAGTATGGGCACAGATCCAAGTGGCTTGTGAACATTATGAACAGCACTTCGGTCGTCCGCCGAAAGGCATATGGCTTCCGGAGTGTGCCTATTATGATGGCTTAGAACGGATGATTGGTGATGCTGGGCTACGGTACTTCCTCACCGATGGTCATGGTATCCTCTATGCGCGTCCCCGTCCTCGCTTTGGGACTTATGCTCCAATCTTCACAGAAACAGGCGTTGCGGTGTTTGGTCGCGATCACGAATCCTCTCAGCAAGTGTGGTCTTCAGAAGTTGGCTATCCTGGCGCACCCGAGTATCGTGAGTTTTACCGAGATTTGGGCTGGGATGCGGAATACGAGTACATCAAGCCATACATCATGCCCAATGGACAGCGCAAAAACACGGGCATTAAGTATCACAAAATTACGGGACGCGGGCTAGGACTGAACGAAAAACAGCTTTTTGATCCTCACTGGGCAAAAGAGAAGGCAGCAGAGCATGCCGGAAACTTCATGTATAACCGAGAGCAGCAGGTGGCGCATCTCCACAGCATGATGCAGCGTCCGCCGATCATTGTCTCTCCTTATGATGCAGAACTATTTGGGCACTGGTGGTATGAAGGGCCCTGGTTCCTTGACTTCCTCTTCCGCAAAACCTGGCACGACCAGCAAACCTACGAAATGATCCACCTGGCAGACTATTTGAAGCGACACCCCACTCAGCAGGTCTGCCGTCCAGCACAGTCAAGCTGGGGCTTTCGAGGCTTTCATGAATATTGGCTCAACGAAACAAACGCCTGGATCTATCCTCACCTACATAAAGCTGCTGAGCGGATGATCTCTCTGTCTTGCCGTGAACCTGTTGATGAACTGGAATGGCGGGCACTCAATCAGGCTGCCAGAGAACTGTTGCTGGCTCAATCCTCTGACTGGGCATTTATTATGCGAACCGGAACCATGGTTCCTTATGCCGTCAGACGCACTCGATCGCACCTACAACGGTTTACAAAACTTTGGGAAGACCTGAACGAAGGCAAAATTGATGCAGGTTGGCTGGAAAAAGTGGAAGCGATCGACAATATTTTTCCCGATGTGAACTATCGCGTTTATCGTCCGCTGGCTTAAGCGATCGCTTAAAAAGCTCTGGCTAATACGGCTCTAGGTTTCAGATCCCCCTAATCTCTTCTTTCAGGGGGAGTTTGAGCCGTTTATCTTTGTCCCTTGCTTCAAGAAAGTTTAGGAAAAGCGACTGACATTTTTTGATTCTTGATAGCTGTCTGGGCTTACTTTCGTTCAGTTCACTTTACTTAGTTAAAAAGTAAAAAGTTACTCTCGATCGTTTACCTTGTAGACAATTTCAGTCTTCTTACCAGAGCCTTTTTTTTCTTCGTATTTAGCAATTGCTTCCAGGAGCTCCTGTTCTGCTGTCTTTGGTTTTTCCTCTTTTTTCTTAGGGGCAAGTAGCTCTTGTGAAAGGCTAACAATTAGACCCAAAACGACCAGTGCCAGAAGTTCCATAGTATGAATAACCTCAAGTAGCGCAACCACTTTACGATTTCCTGCCAATCGTAAGCTTCAGTAATTTACAACCCGACTCCGGAGAACTTAAACAAGATGTCCGATAGTCCTAACATATTCGATAGTCCTAACATATTCCGCTAATGCGGGTTAGGAAGGAAAAAGCTTTTGCGTCATCAATAAATGCCGTCAAATTAAGTGTTGATTAAGTTGAGTTTTTTATTTTATAAATCTAAAAAATATCAGGTTAAAAGGCTGAGATATCGACAGTTAAAAATATCCGTTAAAGCAACAGGTATCTGCGATCGATTCGTCACTCATTTTGGACTGTATCGAAAGAAAAAACTCCGCACTAGCGTAGGAATGCTGAAATGCAATCCATCACGATTGAGCCAGTTTGCGACTATCCTGTATTTCAACCCCTCTCTGTATCCCACTAGCCAACGAACCAACCCAATTCAGGCTAGAGTCTAGTTACGTCTCGTTTTGCAAGCTGTCTTCCATGAGCAACACTATTCTTGACGTTCGCAACCTGCAAGTCCAGTTCCAGATCAACGATCGCTTAATTAAAGCAGTTGACGGCATCTCCTTTAAGGTCAAACGGGGGCAGACGCTTGGAATTGTGGGAGAGTCAGGATCGGGCAAATCCGTTACATCGCTGGCAGTCATGGGGCTGATTCCCTCGCCACCCGGTCGAGTTACAGGAGGAGAAATTTGGTTTCAAGCCAGCGAGAACGGGAATGAAGCGAATCTCCTTAGCTTTACTCCAGCTCAAATGCAGCGATATCGGGGTGGGCAGGTTTCGATGATCTTTCAGGAGCCGATGAGCTCGCTGAACCCAGTCTACACCTGCGGCTATCAACTGGCAGAAGCGGTTCGGCAGCATGCACCCAGCCTATCAACAGCAGAAATTCGGCGGCGATCGATCAGTCTTTTGCAAGAAGTGAAGCTCCTGCCCAGCGATGAAGATCTGAAACAGCAGGCGATCGAACGACTCAGGGAACAGAACAAACCTGCCTCAGAGCGGGACATTTTCGAGCAGGTGAACCAACAAAAATTGGCAATGCTCGATCGCTATCCGCATGAGCTTTCGGGGGGTCAGATCCAGCGAGTAATGATTGCCATGGCAATTTGCTGTAATCCGGCACTGCTGATTGCAGACGAGCCAACTACGGCACTCGATGTGACTGTTCAGGCGCGAATTCTAGATCTGCTGCGCGAATTGCGCGATCAGCGGGGCATGTCAATTATGTTCATCACGCATGATCTGGGCCTAATTGCGGAGCTGGCAGACGAAGTTGCGGTCATGTATCAGGGCAAGATTGTTGAATCTGGCTCAGTCTGGCAAATCTTCTCAGATCCTCAGCATCCTTATACTAAAGGGTTGCTTGCCTGTCGTCCTCAGCCCCATCGTCGTTTGCGAGTGCTGCCCACAGTTGCCGACTTTATGGAACTGTCCAACAGTCCTACTGGAGAACTAATCATTCGAGAAAAGTCGCTGAGTCTAGAGCAAGCTTTATCTGAAGCAGCCGACGGTAATGGTGCAATCAATTCCGAAATCACCGATGCCGATCGTCGCTGTACTGAACTGCAACAACAGTCCCCCCTGCTGTCCGTGCAAAACCTTCAGGTCGGCTATCCGGTGCGAGGCGTATTTGGACAAACGCAGCGATATTTGATGGCAGTTGATCATGTTTCTTTTGCTGTGTATCCGGGGGAAACGCTGGGTTTAGTCGGTGAGTCTGGTTGCGGTAAAACGACTCTGGCGCGAACGCTGCTGCATTTAGTCAAACCGATGGCAGGACAAATTTCATTTGATGGCAGAGACATTACTCATCTCAGCGGCATTGCCTTGCGACAACTGCGACGAGAGATGCAAATCATCTTCCAAAATCCGTTTAGCGCTCTTGATCCACGCATCCAGATCGGGGAAGCAGTCATGGAACCGCTGCAAATCCACCGGGTGGGAAAGAGTCGGCGCGATCGGCTGGCGCGAATGTCTTATTTGCTCGATCGGGTTGGGCTTGATCCGCAGTGCAGTAACCGCTATCCGCATGAGTTTTCTGGCGGGCAACGCCAACGCATTTGTATTGCGCGTGCCCTGGCGCTGAATCCCAAATTTATCATCTGCGATGAGTCCGTTTCGGCATTGGATGTCTCAGTGCAAGCACAGGTTTTAAACCTGCTGAAAGAGCTTCAGTCTGAGTTTAACCTGACCTATATTTTCATCTCCCATGATCTCAGCGTTGTTAAGTTCATGAGCGATCGAATTATGGTGATGAACCAGGGCAAAATTGAAGAGATCGATCGAGCCGAGGCGATTTATCACAACCCCCAAACCGCCTACACCCGGCAACTGATTTCTGCTATCCCAGTAGGTAGCTTAGAAACGATTCGATCGCGACAGCTTCAGCGAGGATTTGCAGTGAGTTAAGGACTTTGCGTGCTGACCAACTCTAACTCATCATTTCTCTTCTTGCTCTGGAATCAGACAGAGATCACCAACCTTCAAGAGCGGTTTGCCGCAGTTTTTGCAGAAGTGAGCATCTCGATCGTGCGTTTCTAAACCGCAGTTGGTACAAACAATTTCTGCTTGATTGGAGGTCTTGACCAATTGCTTAATCAAATCGCCTAACTGCCAGGGAATTAGCGCAATTCCTGTCAAAATCATCGATACCGTTAGGAGCCTGCCAGATTGAGAAACGGGCGTAATATCGCCAAACCCAACCGTCGTCATGGTGGCAACTGAAAAATAAACTGCGTCTAAAAACGTGGCATATTTCTGGGGATTGAGGGGATGCTCGACCTGATAGATTAAGCCCGAATAAATAAAAACAATGGTGAACAGAGTGAACAGAATTCGGGCAAAGATAACGCTATCCTCGCGAGTAACATAACCAAAAACTGTATTTCCTTCAAAAAAGCGCAGCAGGCGCAAAATCCGAAACCAGCGAAAGATCCGAATGAAGCGAATATCAACGGTTGTAAAAAGAAATGGCAGAATGGCAATTAAATCAATTAAGGAATAGAGGTTGAAGAAAAAACGAACTTTGTTTTCGGCACTCCAGAACCTCAGTCCATATTCAACAGTGAAAATAATCAGAATGATGTCGTTGAGAAGGTTGAGCTTCAGCCGCAAGTAGTCTGGAATCGGATAAGTTTCTGCCACAAAAATTGTAGAAGACAGCAGCACTAAACCAACGATCGCAAGATTAATCGCTTTCCCGATCGCTGTCTCAATATCTTCCAGATAAAACCGGACTGTTTTTCGCAGTTCCATATGCGGCTGAAGCTTGACCATTCATTGATTGAGCATGACATGATTTAGCACCGATCAATGAAAGCAGATCAACCCATGCTAACGCTAATGCAAACTGATGATACCAGTTCCCACCACAATCAGAGCAATGGCAACGCCCTTCTGAGTTAAGACACTTTGGCTCATATCTTCATGAATAAATTGGGGAAACTTAAACGAGAAAAAGATTGATAGTAGCAAAACAAAGATTGCTTGGATCCCAGCCGACGCGCTGACCAACGAGACAGGCGCAAGCGACATCGCAAAGTTATAAAACACTAGCCCGCTAAATTCCAGCAATCCATTGAGCAACATCAGCCCACAGACTTTGCGGCTCATTCCTCGTAAGGTTTGCTGGACTTCTTGCCGCTGGGTTGGCAAACAGAGCATTAGCACTGAACAAATGCCAACGCTGCCTCGCATAAGCGTAAAGCCATCATAGAAATCGAGATGCAGATAGATATATTTGGCGATCGAACTATAAGCCGCCGATAAGAAACTCGCAAAAATCATTAAATAGAATGCTTTGGTGGGCTTGAAGAGATCAGAAATTTGTTTGACTGAAACCAAGAACCCACCGATGACGAGCAAGATAAATGCGCTGATTTGCCAAATATCTAGCCGTTCGCCCGAAAAATTGCCAAAGAACAGCAGCAGGAATAGCGGTGTAAATCGCCAAAGGGGAACAACTCTCGAAGCTTCCTCGATCGCCAGCGCCTTCAAGTAGGGAATCAGAATATAGAAGTAGAGAACGCCAGAACCGATCGCAATCAGCAACAGATCAAAACGGGGAAAATGAATTCCTCGCATTGGCAGCAACAAAAGTGGTGATAGATTCCATACACCAAATCCAATTAAATTTACCGTAATGCTACTGACATGGCGACTGATCAAAACCTTACTTAGAAGATTACAGCTAGACCAAATCACATATGCAAACAGCGCAAAAGGTAACCATTCCATGACTCACATCCTCAATGATGCACAGGTCGCATTCGGGTGAATCCTTCCTGTTATTTCTTTTTGACTAGATAGAGGATGTATCGCGATACACTCTAGATATCCTTAGAGTGCCCGGTGAGAAAAGCGGGAATGAACTCATCTCAATCAAGCGTAAAAAAACTTTACTTATTTGCAGTTGAGCGAGAGCAATTAAGACAGAATTGATGCAGGATTAATGCACTTTGCTCAATCCAACATTCCACAGTGCTGATATCGTTCAGAAAGGCGCACTATGTTTTCTATGCCGATGTCTATCCCTCCCGATATCCTCGACGTTTTTATGCCCTGGGCGATCGCAATTGGGTTAAATTCGCTGTTGCTTGGCATCGCCTGGTTTGCTCCCAAAAAGCTCCTGACGCCTGCGGGCTATGTCCATGCCTGGATACTGGGCGTAATTCTCTGGGGCACGCTGGGCTGGCGCGGCTATGTCGTGATGTTGTTCTATTTCCTGGTTGGCTCAGCCGTAACTAAAGTCGGCATGGCAGACAAAGAAGCCGCCGGAATTGCCGAGAAGCGATCGGGGGCTAGAGGTCCAGAAAACGTTTGGGGGTCGGCACTGACTGCGACGCTCTGTGCTCTGGGGGCTTATGCCGTCACCACTTTTTATGTCACCCATGCTGCGAGTTGGGTCAGCCAAACAGTCTTGCTGCTCTACCTCGGCTATGTTGCCAGCATGAGCACTAAACTCTCGGATACCGCTGCCAGTGAGGTTGGTAAAGCCTACGGTAAACGCACTTTTCTCATCACCACTCTCCAGCCTGTAGCGCGGGGAACTGAAGGAGCCGTTAGCCTGGAAGGAACATTGGCGGGCATTGTTGCCTCAGTTGCAATTGCGATCGTCGCCTGGGGCGTTCAACTCATTTCCCCGGTCGGCATTGGCATCTGTGTAGTCGCTGCCTTTGTTGCCACGAATCTAGAGAGCGTCATTGGAGCAACGCTGCAAACTCAGTTTGATTGGCTGACGAATGAGCTAGTCAATATTCTGAATACTTTAATTGGGGCGATCGTGGCGATCGGTCTGGCATTATTGCTGCAATGGTTAGGGGTGTAGCCCTTGATTCTCCAATAATGGGACGACTTTGAATTCGTACATTCTTACTCAATTCCTCAATCATGCGCCTTCTTTGCCTCAGTAATGGACATGGAGAAGATCAAATTGCCCTTCGGATTCTCCAAGCACTTCAGCAGCAGCCCCATCCACCGGAAGTAATGGCGTTGCCCCTGGTTGGCGAGGGACAGGCTTACATCCGCCAGGGCATTCCTTTGATCGGAACTGCAAAAACCATGCCCTCTGGTGGCTTTATCTACATGGATGGGCGACAGTTGGCAAGAGATTTGCGCGGCGGCTTGCTGCAACTGACCCGATCGCAGCTGCAAACGGTTCAAGCCTGGGCAAAAGAGGGAGGGGTTATTCTGGCAGTGGGAGATATTGTACCCTTGCTGTTTGCCTGGTGGAGTGGTGCGCCCTATGCTTTTGTGGGAACGGCAAAATCAGAATATTACTTGCGCGATGAAATGGGGCTGCTGGCTCGGCGATCGGGGTTGGCGCGGCTAGAAAGTTGGTCAGGCTCGGTCTATTTGCCCTGGGAACGCTGGCTGATGTCACAACCTAGATGTAAAGCAGTTTTTCCGCGTGATACGTTGACCACCCATGTTTTGAAGCGATGGCAAATTCCTGCCTTTGATCTGGGCAATCCAATGATGGATGGTTTGGAGCCAACGGGAATGCAGTTTCAGCCTGCAAAGCCGAGCCTGGAGCCAGAAATGTTAGAGCCACTAACGATCGCCCTTCTCCCTGGTTCTCGAACCCCAGAAGCCTATGAAAATTGGCAAATTATTCTCCAGGCAGTCGCGGCTCTGTGCTTGAAGCAAAAACATCGATCGCTGTTGTTTGTAGCGGCGGTCGCACCTGGGCTTGATCAAGCAAAATTGCAGCAAGCATTAGCGGCACAGAGGTGGCAAACGAATACAGCGATACCGGGGCAATTTCAGCAAGAGCGGGCAACGCTGATTCTCACCTCAGCCTTCAATGATTGTTTGCATCAAGCAGATTTGGCGATTGCGATGGCAGGAACCGCAACAGAACAGTTTGTCGGACTGGGCAAGCCTGCAATCACGCTACCAGGACAAGGACCCCAATTCACAGCTGCTTTTGCAGAAGCACAAACGCGCTTACTCGGTTCCTCAGTCGTTCTGGCTGACTCACCCAATCAAGTTCCGGCGATCGTCACATCCTTGCTGCAAGACCCCGATCGCCTCTACCAAATTCAAATCAATGGACAGCGACGCATGGGGAATGCTGGGGCAGCCGATCGAATTGCTACTTGCTTGCTCCAACAGTTTTAATCAGCTTTATCAGCAAATTTTGTCAGCGAATTCTGTTAGCAAACCCGCGCATTGTCTAAATCCATCAATGATGCGCTCTCCTGACCCCTAACCCTGGGAAGAGCCAGTCTTCAATGATTCCTCAGAGCTGGGGAATTAGGAGGTGATGCAGGAGCTTAATTCGCAACTTTAATTCGCAACTTCAATTCACAACTTCAATTCACAACTTCAATTCCGCAGTGCCCAAACTTGAACGCTTTACTGCCTAGCACTAATTCCGTTTTGCACAACAATCTCAATAAGTATTAAAAAATCATTTATCTGTCTGCCAAAAGAGGTATATAAAAAGCGGAGGCAATTGAATTTAATAGAACTCTATTCACTAATAGAATTTGACCGGGGTGTGAGCCATTATCGAGCATCTACCCATTGAACAAAAAGCGCATCAAACTTTGGGCATGAGGTAAGCGACATGATGGAAGCTGATCAGTTATTGCATCTTTACAGGCAGGGGGAACGCGATTTTCGCAAACTGAACTTAAAGGGACGATCGTTTCGCGGCTACGACCTATCCGGTGCAGATTTTAGCGGTGCAGATCTGCGGGGGGTAGATTTCAGGCGGGCAACGCTGCGAGGAGCTACTTTTGCTCATGCCAAAATTGGGCTGCGGTGGAGAGGGGCGATCGTGATGGCGTTTATACTCATTGCTATTGCTGCATTGCTCGGCATCTGTGCAGGGATTGTTGGGACGATCGTTAATTTACAAGTTCGGCTTTATACCACCAATTTTGAAGAGATAATTGCAGGCGTGGCGATGGTCATCTTGCTAATCGCTTTTGCGGTGCTGTCGGTTTTGCATGGGCTAAGAGCTGGCTTTAGCGTGTTTCTCGTTGCTTTTGCCATTGCTGTCGGCATTGTGGCAACAGGTCCAATTATTTCCAGCTTGCTTAGCCCCGTTACCTTTAAGATTGCCGGAGCAATTGCCAATTCAATTACTGTCGTGTCTGGTGTTCTGGCTGCAACAGTAACCGCAGTGGTGATTGCAACAGCTGCTTATACCGCAATCAATCTTGCAGTTGCCAGCACCGTAGCTGCCGTCTTTGCTTTAGGGTTTGCCTTTACGGTTGCCGCTACCGGAATCCTCACCTCGATCGTGGCCATTGTGCCCTGCATCATGATGTTAACGGCTCATCTTTGCTTACGCGCCCTCAGAGGTGACGAGCGCCATTCCTTGATCCGCAATGTTGCAATTGTGATGACGATGCGCTGGGGTACGGATTTCCAGGGAGCTGATTTAACCGATGCAAACTTCATAGGCGCGAGGTTGCGGAACGCCAACTTTAGTGATGCAATGCTAACGCGCACTTCCTGGAGTGATGGCTCAAAAACAGAAGCAACTCAACGATTTCGCGATCCTTATGTTCTGAGTTGAGGTTAGCCCTTGCATCGCCCCCTAAATCCCCCAACTCTGGGGGACTTTGATTCTGCTGAAGGAGCTGCTCAGGTGTTTAGAGAGACATTAGAGAGACAAATGTAATTCACCTGTTCCTTCTACCACTTCACCGATCGCCCAGGCTGACATCTCTTGAGACTGAAACCATTGAATCGTTTGGTCTGCTTGATTGGGGGGAACCAGCAATACAAAGCCAATGCCCATGTTGAAGGTGTTGAACATCTCGCTGCGGTTGACAGAGCCTTTTTGAGCGAGCCAATCAAAAATTGGGGGGGCTGTCCAGCGATCGGCATTCACCTGAATCGATTGATCTGCGCCCAAGCAACGAGGCAGATTTTCTGGCAAACCGCCACCCGTAATATGCGCCATGCCATGCACTTCCAGACCCGATCGCAGCGCTGCCAGCACCGGTTTTACATAGATTTGAGTCGGGGTTAACAGCACTTCACCAAGGGTTTTCCCGCCCAGTGATTCCGGGCGATCGTCTAACGCTTGCCCCGATGCTTCTACAATTTTCCGCACCAGGCTAAAACCATTGCTGTGAATTCCCTGACTGGCAAGCCCGATCGCCACATCGCCAATCTGCACCCGCGAGCCATCCAAAATTCGGCTTTTTTCAGCAATCCCCACACAAAAGCCTGCCAGGTCATATTCTCCTGGCTGATAAAATCCGGGCATCTCTGCCGTTTCACCGCCCAACAAGGCACAACCCGCTGATCGACAGCCTGAGGCAATCCCAGAAACCACCTGCGCCAGTTGCTCTGAATTCAACTTTCCCGTTGCCAAATAATCCAGAAAAAACAGAGGTTCTGCACCGGAAGTCAGCACATCATTCACACACATTGCCACCAGATCAATTCCTACTGTGTCATGTCGATCGCACTGGTGCGCCAGCTTCAGCTTTGTGCCCACTCCATCAGTTCCAGAGACAAGTACAGGTTCCTGGTATCCAGACGGCAGTTGAAAGAAGCCACTAAATCCGCCTAATCCGCCCAGCACTTCCGGACGAAACGTACTTTCCACCATCTGCCGGATCTGCCGCACAAATGCCCGTCCTGCCTCAACATCAACCCCTGCTTCCCGGTAATCCATAACCGCACCTAACCTCATGACCTCTGTTGCAGATGCTATTGTACTGGCGATTCGCATTCAAATTTTTCATCCCTCATTCTTCATGCCTCGTCCCTTAAAGAATGTCATCAAGAATGCTGCGATCGTTCCAAGATGGTGTAGAACATAAGTACCTTAAAGTGGTGTGATTATGGGAAGATGGTTTTCGAGCAGTTTGGTTGTGCTGTTGGTTTGTGGCGGGTTGGCTTATCCCAGGTCAGGAGTGGCACAAACTTGTCAGGCAAACTGTGGATCGCGGCAGATTCAGTTTACGCCCGGTCAGCGAATTCGCTTACAGATGGTGAATCAAACCTCCAGTTTGGTGCAGGTTGAGCAGGTGTTTCAAACGAACCCTGTGCCGCTAGTGCCAGGGCAGGAGCTCGAAATCGACCCCAACTTTGGCACAGAACCGAATGTCTCTGTCGTCTTCTGGGATCAAACTTCACTGCCGATTCGCGCCATCCTGTTTCGCCCCGAACCCACTACACTCAGGATCGAAATTCGTCCGGGCGGTCGTCCTCCAGGCGATCGATCGGTTTATATCGAAAATGACGGAAAAGTTGCTATCTTCTGATTTGCCTCTATTTTTGCCTCCATCTTTACCTCTATTTTTGCCTCCATCCCCTCTCTGCAAAATCCCGTGACCCCATCCCGCTCCCCCAATCAACGATGGCAAATTGCCCCGGCAGATCCAGACCGGGCAGCAAAATTAGCTCAGGCAGTGCAGCTTCCCTTGCTGGTGGCTCAGGTTTTGCTCAATCGTGGAGTGGATACGCCAGAGGCAGCCAGAACTTTCTTAGAGCCTGAACTACAGCTATTGCCCTCACCGCTCGATGAATTTCCCGACTTGCCGATCGCGCTGGAAATTCTGCTGAATGCCATTTCGAGTCGTCAGTATATTGCCATTTGCGGGGACTACGATGCCGATGGAATGACCAGTACGGCGCTGCTGATGCGAACGCTGCGATATTTGGGCGCAAATGTTGATTATGCGATTCCCAGCCGGATGCAGGAAGGCTATGGCATTAATCGGCGAATTGTTGAAGAATTCTACGAACAGGGCGTTAGTGTCATTCTGACGGTTGATAACGGGATTGCTGCTCATGAACCGATCGCCAGAGCCAGAGAACTCGGCATCACTGTGATTGTGACGGATCACCACGATATTCCACCGACCCTGCCCCAGGCGAATGCCATTCTCAACCCAAAGCTGATTCGAGAAACGTCGCCTTATTACGGGGTTGCTGGAGTGGGGGTTGCCTATATTCTGGCGATCTGTCTGTCACAGTGCTTGCAGCGAACGCAGGACTTAACGACTCCGTTATTGGAGCTGTTTACGTTAGGGACGATCGCGGATCTGGCTCCTCTGACAGGAGTGAATCGACGCTGGGTCAAGCGCGGCTTGCGGCTGTTGCCCAAATCCAGGTTGCCGGGCGTGCAGGCGCTGATTCAGGTGGCAGGCTTGAGCAACGAGAAGGCACTTAAACCAGAGGCGATCGGGTTTCGGCTGGGTCCCAGGATTAATGCGATCGGGCGGTTGGCTGATCCGCAAATTGTGATTGAACTGCTAACGACCGAGGATGATGGGCAGGCGCTAGAGTTGGCGATGAAATGTGAACAGGTAAACCAACTGCGGCAGCGGCTCTGTGAATTGATCGAGCAAGAAGCCATTGCCTGGTGTGAGCAGACGCGCTTTCAGCCGCAGCAAGAGCGAGTGTTGGTGATTGTGCAGCCGAGCTGGCATCATGGCGTAATTGGCATTGTGGCATCCCGTCTGGTTGAGCGGTATGGTGTGCCTGTGTTTATCGGCACCTATGAGCATGAA
This window harbors:
- the purM gene encoding phosphoribosylformylglycinamidine cyclo-ligase, which translates into the protein MDYREAGVDVEAGRAFVRQIRQMVESTFRPEVLGGLGGFSGFFQLPSGYQEPVLVSGTDGVGTKLKLAHQCDRHDTVGIDLVAMCVNDVLTSGAEPLFFLDYLATGKLNSEQLAQVVSGIASGCRSAGCALLGGETAEMPGFYQPGEYDLAGFCVGIAEKSRILDGSRVQIGDVAIGLASQGIHSNGFSLVRKIVEASGQALDDRPESLGGKTLGEVLLTPTQIYVKPVLAALRSGLEVHGMAHITGGGLPENLPRCLGADQSIQVNADRWTAPPIFDWLAQKGSVNRSEMFNTFNMGIGFVLLVPPNQADQTIQWFQSQEMSAWAIGEVVEGTGELHLSL